The Punica granatum isolate Tunisia-2019 chromosome 4, ASM765513v2, whole genome shotgun sequence genome has a window encoding:
- the LOC116204861 gene encoding two-component response regulator-like APRR5 isoform X2: MGEVVLSSSDTAAEAEAEVPATAEGDAGGERRAGVGSPTGVVKWERFLPRMVLRVLLVEADDSTRQIIAALLRKCSYRVAAVPDGLKAWELLKGRPRNIDLILTEVDLPSISGYALLTLIMEHDICKNIPVIMMSSQDSISTVYKCMMRGAADYLVKPIRRNELKNLWQHVWRRQSSTSGSEGGQDDNVALQKVEATAENNAASNHSSGYMACLDRDKELIEKGSDAQSSCTKPDVEVDVAEVQQKQDSHLNEAKILTPENIRSSQEAAVTQDKTSDAVAESSHVSSQSKHVNPEIHERDAKVATVGCGGNVVTVNSYGEAINLIGAFDNHNRSSYMDSSSNYATRKSDISPELDLSLRRSESCFTSQRTEERHTLKHSDASAFSRYVNKPLRPVPLGLANLPSRERDCGRNPDDNVSCAVKSHNLDNRGLAQASMTNIMSLANAQSGQSEYVPSRPQQLLPAPIPVRGLRFENLSTEYSSMYPQAYCAQSGPSPVPSPSEGAQREPFLRVDSFQQSTCENNTLERVRDTPDPNVCNSSNQSRQNQNHDFKFDSVEDRGHISPATDKSASSSLCNGGALTHLHSMDCGSICGSNGNVNQVPITRHAGESRPVEESSQRSIQREAALAKFRLKRKDRCYEKKVRYESRKKLAEQRPRVKGQFVRQAQSDPATEETNP; this comes from the exons ATGGGAGAGGTGGTGCTGAGCAGCTCCGACACGGCGGCGGAGGCGGAGGCCGAGGTGCCTGCCACGGCGGAGGGCGATGCTGGAGGCGAGCGGAGAGCCGGCGTCGGATCTCCGACCGGAGTTGTGAAGTGGGAGAGGTTCCTGCCGAGAATGGTACTGCGAGTGCTGCTGGTCGAGGCTGATGACTCCACGAGGCAGATCATCGCGGCTCTCCTCCGGAAATGCAGTTACAGAG TTGCTGCTGTACCCGATGGCTTGAAGGCATGGGAGCTACTGAAGGGAAGACCACGTAACATAGACCTCATATTAACAGAAGTCGATTTGCCATCAATATCGGGATATGCTCTGCTTACATTAATTATGGAGCATGATATCTGCAAGAACATTCCCGTTATCA TGATGTCCTCGCAAGATTCAATCAGCACTGTGTACAAATGCATGATGAGAGGGGCTGCTGACTATCTTGTCAAGCCGATCAGGAGAAATGAGTTAAAAAATTTGTGGCAGCATGTTTGGAGGAGACAATCG TCAACTTCTGGGTCGGAGGGTGGACAGGATGATAATGTTGCATTGCAAAAGGTCGAGGCAACTGCAGAAAACAATGCTGCAAGTAATCATTCAAGTGGTTACATGGCATGTTTAGACAGAGATAAGGaattaattgaaaaaggaaGCGATGCTCAG AGTTCTTGCACTAAGCCAGATGTGGAAGTTGATGTCGCTGAAGTTCAACAGAAACAGGACTCTCATTTGAATGAGGCGAAGATACTGACGCCTGAAAATATCAGATCCAGTCAAGAAGCGGCGGTTACACAAGACAAGACTTCCGATG CAGTGGCCGAATCTTCTCATGTGTCGAGTCAAAGCAAGCATGTCAACCCTGAAATTCATGAGAGGGATGCAAAGGTTGCCACTGTGGGTTGTGGTGGTAATGTTGTGACTGTTAATTCCTATGGAGAAGCCATTAACTTAATCGGAGCATTTGATAATCACAATCGGAGCAGTTACATGGATTCCTCTTCAAATTATGCCACAAGGAAGTCAGACATATCACCGGAACTTGACCTTTCTTTGAGAAGATCCGAAAGTTGCTTCACTAGTCAAAGAACGGAAGAACGGCACACACTCAAGCATTCAGATGCTTCAGCCTTTTCGCG GTATGTTAACAAGCCCTTGCGTCCAGTGCCGCTAGGATTAGCGAATCTTCCcagtagagagagagattgtgGGAGGAACCCTGATGATAATGTTTCTTGTGCTGTCAAGAGTCATAACTTGGATAATCGAGGGCTCGCTCAAGCTTCTATGACTAATATCATGTCATTGGCTAATGCTCAATCTGGACAATCGGAATATGTTCCTTCACGTCCTCAACAGTTACTTCCTGCTCCAATTCCAGTTAGAGGTTTGAGGTTCGAAAATTTAAGCACTGAATACAGTTCCATGTATCCTCAAGCTTATTGTGCACAATCTGGTCCATCACCAGTGCCAAGTCCAAGTGAGGGTGCCCAACGAGAACCCTTCTTGCGGGTCGATTCCTTTCAGCAGTCCACCTGTGAAAACAACACTCTCGAACGCGTGAGAGACACACCTGACCCAAATGTCTGCAATTCCTCCAACCAAAGCAGGCAGAATCAAAACCACGACTTTAAGTTTGACTCTGTGGAGGACCGAGGGCACATTTCACCTGCCACTGATAAGAGTGCCAGCAGTAGCCTCTGCAATGGTGGCGCTTTGACTCATCTCCATAGTATGGATTGTGGAAGCATCTGTGGAAGTAATGGAAATGTCAATCAGGTTCCAATTACCAGACATGCTGGGGAAAGCAGGCCAGTGGAAGAGAGTTCTCAAAGATCGATCCAAAGGGAAGCGGCTCTTGCCAAGTTCCGATTGAAGCGGAAAGATAGGTGCTACGAGAAGAAG GTTCGGTATGAGAGCAGGAAAAAGCTTGCAGAGCAGCGTCCTCGTGTGAAGGGACAATTTGTTCGACAAGCGCAGAGTGATCCTGCAACTGAAGAAACTAATCCTTGA
- the LOC116205054 gene encoding uncharacterized protein LOC116205054 — MVEIPQPPPRPITPPHPHHHGKPADFLFAALSIFFLFSSSSSPPSSSKTLKIPFFSCPLKPRRFLKIFTMSNPSPKPRRHTHRHFANPQSLSDWLKPRLPSDSFASWGVKPGTKNVHNLWLELSEGETSLADSTPPVRTVNVVTVRIIGKDGSTLVESRQELSDGSVRDRCRPLSEKMKPDETPEEAVFRAVKEELGSIIPSPAEEIVRIVPGSYKKNVEERNSASYPGLPARYILHSVDAIVEGLPEDQFCTEEAEEYEHCDEIGMGIADQAVSVKRHHWKWVNAES; from the coding sequence ATGGTTGAGATTCCACAGCCGCCGCCGCGGCCGATAACTCCGCCTCATCCACACCACCACGGCAAGCCCGCCGATTTCCTCTTCGCAGCTCTCTcaatcttcttcctcttctcttcctcctcctcgcctccctcctcctccaaAACCCTAAAGATCCCATTTTTCTCTTGCCCGTTGAAGCCCCGAAGGTTTCTCAAGATCTTCACCATGTCCAACCCCAGCCCCAAGCCCCGCCGCCATACCCACCGCCACTTCGCCAACCCGCAGTCCCTCTCCGATTGGCTCAAGCCCCGGCTGCCGTCCGACTCCTTCGCCTCGTGGGGCGTCAAGCCCGGGACCAAGAACGTCCACAATCTCTGGCTCGAGCTCTCAGAGGGAGAGACCTCCCTCGCCGACTCCACCCCTCCGGTCCGCACGGTCAACGTCGTGACGGTCCGAATCATTGGGAAGGATGGCAGCACCCTGGTCGAATCACGCCAAGAGCTATCAGACGGCTCGGTGAGGGACCGGTGTCGCCCACTCTCCGAGAAGATGAAGCCTGATGAGACCCCCGAAGAAGCAGTCTTTCGGGCCGTGAAGGAAGAGTTGGGCTCCATCATTCCCAGTCCGGCAGAAGAAATCGTGCGGATCGTGCCGGGCTCGTATAAGAAGAATGTGGAAGAGAGGAATTCCGCCTCCTACCCGGGCTTGCCAGCCCGATACATTTTGCATTCCGTGGATGCCATTGTGGAGGGATTGCCCGAGGATCAGTTCTGTACAGAGGAGGCCGAGGAGTACGAGCATTGTGACGAAATCGGGATGGGGATAGCCGATCAGGCGGTTTCGGTGAAGAGGCATCATTGGAAGTGGGTTAATGCTGAATCCTGA
- the LOC116204401 gene encoding F-box/kelch-repeat protein At3g06240-like produces the protein MPYGARFAGSCHGIVCLVAHGQKFYLYNPTTEELKELPEPSPVLRTYNCFYSFVYDAQYDDYKLVQGSDLNYATLRRRDPTKVEIFSLKSGLWKTTRQRSNYSHIHGPCGKYLNGSIYWMYNNLIKLEHRGTLLLAFNVATGKFHEVALPLPCDRWYRWEIESVDLGVSEEDSSWRIGLMRTRPLRSLVIAIEIDGKPIIFINWANNFMSIYDPSEHITTLKTIKLVLGRPYDDEVPFVDIIPYIKAHISPRL, from the exons ATGCCGTATGGGGCACGCTTTGCGGGCTCATGTCATGGGATTGTATGCTTGGTCGCCCATGGTCAGAAGTTCTACTTGTATAATCCGACCACCGAGGAGCTCAAGGAACTGCCAGAACCTAGTCCCGTTCTCAGGACGTACAACTGTTTTTACAGTTTCGTGTACGATGCTCAATATGATGACTACAAATTGGTACAAGGTAGTGACCTCAACTACGCAACTCTAAGGAGACGTGACCCGACTAAAGTCGAGATCTTTTCTCTGAAGAGTGGTCTATGGAAAACAACCAGGCAGAGAAGTAACTACTCGCATATACATGGCCCGTGCGGGAAGTATTTGAACGGCTCTATTTATTGGATGTACAACAACCTTATTAAATTAGAGCACCGTGGTACACTCCTGCTCGCGTTTAATGTCGCAACCGGCAAATTCCATGAAGTTGCCCTGCCTCTGCCCTGTGACCGCTGGTATCGTTGGGAGATAGAATCAGTGGATTTGGGTGTCTCAGAGGAGGATTCCTCGTGGCGCATCGGACTTATGCG AACTCGGCCATTACGGTCTTTGGTGATTGCAATAGAAATAGATGGGAAGCCCATTATATTCATCAATTGGGCGAACAATTTCATGAGCATATACGACCCTTCCGAGCATATCACCACCTTGAAGACCATTAAGCTTGTTCTTGGGCGTCCTTATGATGATGAGGTTCCTTTTGTTGACATAATCCCTTATATCAAGGCTCATATTTCACCTCGTCTTTGA
- the LOC116205726 gene encoding uncharacterized protein LOC116205726, whose amino-acid sequence MMMSMFSSFEALSAETSFGQKLSFSAGPSWRLPSKAKDEPAVSADEKRSKEADSDSAAPQRKDVGGRPKSEEQQRRRPRFAPELDGVHCFETLVLY is encoded by the coding sequence atgatgatgtccATGTTCAGCTCCTTCGAAGCTCTCTCCGCCGAGACGTCGTTCGGTCAGAAGCTGAGCTTCTCGGCGGGCCCGAGCTGGCGCCTGCCCAGCAAGGCTAAAGACGAACCCGCGGTTTCGGCGGATGAGAAGAGAAGTAAAGAGGCTGACTCTGATTCTGCTGCTCCGCAGCGGAAGGATGTCGGGGGACGGCCGAAGAGCGAGGAGCAGCAGAGAAGGCGGCCAAGGTTCGCGCCGGAGCTGGATGGGGTCCACTGTTTTGAGACCCTTGTGCTCTACTGA
- the LOC116204861 gene encoding two-component response regulator-like APRR5 isoform X1: MGEVVLSSSDTAAEAEAEVPATAEGDAGGERRAGVGSPTGVVKWERFLPRMVLRVLLVEADDSTRQIIAALLRKCSYRVAAVPDGLKAWELLKGRPRNIDLILTEVDLPSISGYALLTLIMEHDICKNIPVIMMSSQDSISTVYKCMMRGAADYLVKPIRRNELKNLWQHVWRRQSSTSGSEGGQDDNVALQKVEATAENNAASNHSSGYMACLDRDKELIEKGSDAQSSCTKPDVEVDVAEVQQKQDSHLNEAKILTPENIRSSQEAAVTQDKTSDGLAVAESSHVSSQSKHVNPEIHERDAKVATVGCGGNVVTVNSYGEAINLIGAFDNHNRSSYMDSSSNYATRKSDISPELDLSLRRSESCFTSQRTEERHTLKHSDASAFSRYVNKPLRPVPLGLANLPSRERDCGRNPDDNVSCAVKSHNLDNRGLAQASMTNIMSLANAQSGQSEYVPSRPQQLLPAPIPVRGLRFENLSTEYSSMYPQAYCAQSGPSPVPSPSEGAQREPFLRVDSFQQSTCENNTLERVRDTPDPNVCNSSNQSRQNQNHDFKFDSVEDRGHISPATDKSASSSLCNGGALTHLHSMDCGSICGSNGNVNQVPITRHAGESRPVEESSQRSIQREAALAKFRLKRKDRCYEKKVRYESRKKLAEQRPRVKGQFVRQAQSDPATEETNP, from the exons ATGGGAGAGGTGGTGCTGAGCAGCTCCGACACGGCGGCGGAGGCGGAGGCCGAGGTGCCTGCCACGGCGGAGGGCGATGCTGGAGGCGAGCGGAGAGCCGGCGTCGGATCTCCGACCGGAGTTGTGAAGTGGGAGAGGTTCCTGCCGAGAATGGTACTGCGAGTGCTGCTGGTCGAGGCTGATGACTCCACGAGGCAGATCATCGCGGCTCTCCTCCGGAAATGCAGTTACAGAG TTGCTGCTGTACCCGATGGCTTGAAGGCATGGGAGCTACTGAAGGGAAGACCACGTAACATAGACCTCATATTAACAGAAGTCGATTTGCCATCAATATCGGGATATGCTCTGCTTACATTAATTATGGAGCATGATATCTGCAAGAACATTCCCGTTATCA TGATGTCCTCGCAAGATTCAATCAGCACTGTGTACAAATGCATGATGAGAGGGGCTGCTGACTATCTTGTCAAGCCGATCAGGAGAAATGAGTTAAAAAATTTGTGGCAGCATGTTTGGAGGAGACAATCG TCAACTTCTGGGTCGGAGGGTGGACAGGATGATAATGTTGCATTGCAAAAGGTCGAGGCAACTGCAGAAAACAATGCTGCAAGTAATCATTCAAGTGGTTACATGGCATGTTTAGACAGAGATAAGGaattaattgaaaaaggaaGCGATGCTCAG AGTTCTTGCACTAAGCCAGATGTGGAAGTTGATGTCGCTGAAGTTCAACAGAAACAGGACTCTCATTTGAATGAGGCGAAGATACTGACGCCTGAAAATATCAGATCCAGTCAAGAAGCGGCGGTTACACAAGACAAGACTTCCGATG GATTAGCAGTGGCCGAATCTTCTCATGTGTCGAGTCAAAGCAAGCATGTCAACCCTGAAATTCATGAGAGGGATGCAAAGGTTGCCACTGTGGGTTGTGGTGGTAATGTTGTGACTGTTAATTCCTATGGAGAAGCCATTAACTTAATCGGAGCATTTGATAATCACAATCGGAGCAGTTACATGGATTCCTCTTCAAATTATGCCACAAGGAAGTCAGACATATCACCGGAACTTGACCTTTCTTTGAGAAGATCCGAAAGTTGCTTCACTAGTCAAAGAACGGAAGAACGGCACACACTCAAGCATTCAGATGCTTCAGCCTTTTCGCG GTATGTTAACAAGCCCTTGCGTCCAGTGCCGCTAGGATTAGCGAATCTTCCcagtagagagagagattgtgGGAGGAACCCTGATGATAATGTTTCTTGTGCTGTCAAGAGTCATAACTTGGATAATCGAGGGCTCGCTCAAGCTTCTATGACTAATATCATGTCATTGGCTAATGCTCAATCTGGACAATCGGAATATGTTCCTTCACGTCCTCAACAGTTACTTCCTGCTCCAATTCCAGTTAGAGGTTTGAGGTTCGAAAATTTAAGCACTGAATACAGTTCCATGTATCCTCAAGCTTATTGTGCACAATCTGGTCCATCACCAGTGCCAAGTCCAAGTGAGGGTGCCCAACGAGAACCCTTCTTGCGGGTCGATTCCTTTCAGCAGTCCACCTGTGAAAACAACACTCTCGAACGCGTGAGAGACACACCTGACCCAAATGTCTGCAATTCCTCCAACCAAAGCAGGCAGAATCAAAACCACGACTTTAAGTTTGACTCTGTGGAGGACCGAGGGCACATTTCACCTGCCACTGATAAGAGTGCCAGCAGTAGCCTCTGCAATGGTGGCGCTTTGACTCATCTCCATAGTATGGATTGTGGAAGCATCTGTGGAAGTAATGGAAATGTCAATCAGGTTCCAATTACCAGACATGCTGGGGAAAGCAGGCCAGTGGAAGAGAGTTCTCAAAGATCGATCCAAAGGGAAGCGGCTCTTGCCAAGTTCCGATTGAAGCGGAAAGATAGGTGCTACGAGAAGAAG GTTCGGTATGAGAGCAGGAAAAAGCTTGCAGAGCAGCGTCCTCGTGTGAAGGGACAATTTGTTCGACAAGCGCAGAGTGATCCTGCAACTGAAGAAACTAATCCTTGA
- the LOC116204402 gene encoding uncharacterized protein LOC116204402, with protein MFPILLYFLNYPLLFVSSVSQFTCAVQPPLEPWRTLLFSQIKLSLHLPVPNSSCSRPTARCSSPPQSIAHWSISTTNCRPTSLHSTELSLFAPGVTSFLVHRSSPRKLLLPIVRSCHSTRWFKRKIIIAFSMLDIHFNKNGRKLLLPRSLSPSTLSHEAISPHGQANAIMMCLFYSSVSYYVNTWNLMR; from the exons atgttTCCAATACTTTTATATTTCCTAAATTACCCTTTACTCTTTGTTAGTAGCGTTTCGCAGTTCACATGTGCCGTGCAACCCCCGTTGGAGCCTTGGAGGACGCTACTGTTCAGCCAAATAAAACTATCGCTCCATCTTCCCGTCCCAAACTCCTCTTGTTCCCGCCCGACCGCCCGCTGCTCCTCTCCTCCTCAATCCATCGCCCATTGGAGCATCTCAACCACCAACTGCCGTCCTACCAGCCTCCACAGTACGGAGCTTTCACTCTTTGCCCCAGGAGTTACGTCCTTCCTTGTCCATCGATCATCTCCCCGAAAGCTCCTGCTTCCTATTGTCCGCTCATGCCACTCCACCAGATGGTTTAAACGTAAG ATCATAattgcattttccatgttGGACATACACTTTaacaaaaatggaagaaaattaCTGCTGCCAAGGAGTCTTTCCCCTTCTACTCTCAGTCATGAG GCCATTTCCCCTCATGGACAAGCGAATGCGATCATGATGTGTCTATTTTACAGTTCAGTTTCGTATTATGTCAACACATGGAATTTGATGCGCTAG
- the LOC116205055 gene encoding NDR1/HIN1-like protein 26 — translation MSQAFSRSPKHCAEQQGIKNFTINNLPKKLFFAFSAFFTSVLALIFLIYIILHPAKPQFSLCQADLYKLDLTLGPAHFLNSSIQLTLQSKNPNTKVGIYYDELQAYASYKGQQITVDSPIPPFYQGHGESNTLSASLAGSELPVGPSFGYEVGKDQTAGKLVLNLKVNGRIRWKVGMWVSARYRLNVDCITVMAFGAQVLTTGPFSSNQGSRCSTSV, via the coding sequence ATGTCTCAAGCGTTCAGCAGGTCCCCTAAGCACTGTGCAGAGCAGCAAGGAATCAAGAACTTCACCATTAACAACCTCCCCAAGAAGCTCTTCTTTGCCTTCTCCGCCTTCTTCACTTCCGTCCTCGCCCTCATCTTCCTCATCTACATCATCCTCCACCCTGCCAAGCCCCAGTTCTCCCTCTGCCAAGCCGACCTCTACAAACTCGACCTCACCTTGGGCCCCGCCCACTTCCTCAACTCCTCCATCCAACTCACCCTCCAGTCTAAGAACCCCAATACCAAGGTTGGAATATACTACGACGAGCTCCAGGCCTACGCGTCCTACAAAGGTCAGCAGATAACTGTTGACTCCCCTATCCCTCCTTTCTACCAAGGGCATGGGGAGAGCAACACGCTGAGTGCTTCCTTGGCGGGGAGTGAATTACCAGTGGGCCCATCGTTTGGTTACGAGGTCGGGAAGGATCAGACTGCCGGGAAGTTGGTGCTGAACCTTAAGGTGAACGGGAGGATCCGTTGGAAGGTTGGTATGTGGGTGTCTGCAAGATACCGACTTAACGTCGACTGTATCACTGTCATGGCTTTTGGAGCTCAGGTCCTGACCACAGGACCATTCAGCTCAAATCAGGGCAGTCGGTGTTCGACCAGTGTGTGA
- the LOC116204861 gene encoding two-component response regulator-like APRR5 isoform X3, producing the protein MGEVVLSSSDTAAEAEAEVPATAEGDAGGERRAGVGSPTGVVKWERFLPRMVLRVLLVEADDSTRQIIAALLRKCSYRVAAVPDGLKAWELLKGRPRNIDLILTEVDLPSISGYALLTLIMEHDICKNIPVIMMSSQDSISTVYKCMMRGAADYLVKPIRRNELKNLWQHVWRRQSSTSGSEGGQDDNVALQKVEATAENNAASNHSSGYMACLDRDKELIEKGSDAQSSCTKPDVEVDVAEVQQKQDSHLNEAKILTPENIRSSQEAAVTQDKTSDVAESSHVSSQSKHVNPEIHERDAKVATVGCGGNVVTVNSYGEAINLIGAFDNHNRSSYMDSSSNYATRKSDISPELDLSLRRSESCFTSQRTEERHTLKHSDASAFSRYVNKPLRPVPLGLANLPSRERDCGRNPDDNVSCAVKSHNLDNRGLAQASMTNIMSLANAQSGQSEYVPSRPQQLLPAPIPVRGLRFENLSTEYSSMYPQAYCAQSGPSPVPSPSEGAQREPFLRVDSFQQSTCENNTLERVRDTPDPNVCNSSNQSRQNQNHDFKFDSVEDRGHISPATDKSASSSLCNGGALTHLHSMDCGSICGSNGNVNQVPITRHAGESRPVEESSQRSIQREAALAKFRLKRKDRCYEKKVRYESRKKLAEQRPRVKGQFVRQAQSDPATEETNP; encoded by the exons ATGGGAGAGGTGGTGCTGAGCAGCTCCGACACGGCGGCGGAGGCGGAGGCCGAGGTGCCTGCCACGGCGGAGGGCGATGCTGGAGGCGAGCGGAGAGCCGGCGTCGGATCTCCGACCGGAGTTGTGAAGTGGGAGAGGTTCCTGCCGAGAATGGTACTGCGAGTGCTGCTGGTCGAGGCTGATGACTCCACGAGGCAGATCATCGCGGCTCTCCTCCGGAAATGCAGTTACAGAG TTGCTGCTGTACCCGATGGCTTGAAGGCATGGGAGCTACTGAAGGGAAGACCACGTAACATAGACCTCATATTAACAGAAGTCGATTTGCCATCAATATCGGGATATGCTCTGCTTACATTAATTATGGAGCATGATATCTGCAAGAACATTCCCGTTATCA TGATGTCCTCGCAAGATTCAATCAGCACTGTGTACAAATGCATGATGAGAGGGGCTGCTGACTATCTTGTCAAGCCGATCAGGAGAAATGAGTTAAAAAATTTGTGGCAGCATGTTTGGAGGAGACAATCG TCAACTTCTGGGTCGGAGGGTGGACAGGATGATAATGTTGCATTGCAAAAGGTCGAGGCAACTGCAGAAAACAATGCTGCAAGTAATCATTCAAGTGGTTACATGGCATGTTTAGACAGAGATAAGGaattaattgaaaaaggaaGCGATGCTCAG AGTTCTTGCACTAAGCCAGATGTGGAAGTTGATGTCGCTGAAGTTCAACAGAAACAGGACTCTCATTTGAATGAGGCGAAGATACTGACGCCTGAAAATATCAGATCCAGTCAAGAAGCGGCGGTTACACAAGACAAGACTTCCGATG TGGCCGAATCTTCTCATGTGTCGAGTCAAAGCAAGCATGTCAACCCTGAAATTCATGAGAGGGATGCAAAGGTTGCCACTGTGGGTTGTGGTGGTAATGTTGTGACTGTTAATTCCTATGGAGAAGCCATTAACTTAATCGGAGCATTTGATAATCACAATCGGAGCAGTTACATGGATTCCTCTTCAAATTATGCCACAAGGAAGTCAGACATATCACCGGAACTTGACCTTTCTTTGAGAAGATCCGAAAGTTGCTTCACTAGTCAAAGAACGGAAGAACGGCACACACTCAAGCATTCAGATGCTTCAGCCTTTTCGCG GTATGTTAACAAGCCCTTGCGTCCAGTGCCGCTAGGATTAGCGAATCTTCCcagtagagagagagattgtgGGAGGAACCCTGATGATAATGTTTCTTGTGCTGTCAAGAGTCATAACTTGGATAATCGAGGGCTCGCTCAAGCTTCTATGACTAATATCATGTCATTGGCTAATGCTCAATCTGGACAATCGGAATATGTTCCTTCACGTCCTCAACAGTTACTTCCTGCTCCAATTCCAGTTAGAGGTTTGAGGTTCGAAAATTTAAGCACTGAATACAGTTCCATGTATCCTCAAGCTTATTGTGCACAATCTGGTCCATCACCAGTGCCAAGTCCAAGTGAGGGTGCCCAACGAGAACCCTTCTTGCGGGTCGATTCCTTTCAGCAGTCCACCTGTGAAAACAACACTCTCGAACGCGTGAGAGACACACCTGACCCAAATGTCTGCAATTCCTCCAACCAAAGCAGGCAGAATCAAAACCACGACTTTAAGTTTGACTCTGTGGAGGACCGAGGGCACATTTCACCTGCCACTGATAAGAGTGCCAGCAGTAGCCTCTGCAATGGTGGCGCTTTGACTCATCTCCATAGTATGGATTGTGGAAGCATCTGTGGAAGTAATGGAAATGTCAATCAGGTTCCAATTACCAGACATGCTGGGGAAAGCAGGCCAGTGGAAGAGAGTTCTCAAAGATCGATCCAAAGGGAAGCGGCTCTTGCCAAGTTCCGATTGAAGCGGAAAGATAGGTGCTACGAGAAGAAG GTTCGGTATGAGAGCAGGAAAAAGCTTGCAGAGCAGCGTCCTCGTGTGAAGGGACAATTTGTTCGACAAGCGCAGAGTGATCCTGCAACTGAAGAAACTAATCCTTGA
- the LOC116205725 gene encoding ribosome-binding factor PSRP1, chloroplastic, producing MAAFVSSLQARFQGTSLSPPSPSPSPPSPSLLSLVKAQNHVLCSSKSSFFSSPLGGGFARPAPPRTNHVRPSVVCMSWDGPLSSVKLIIQGKNLELTDSVKSYIEDKLGKAVQKHSHLVREVDVRLSVRGGELGKGPKVRRCEVTLFTKRHGVVRAEEDSESVYGSIDLVSSIIQRKLRKIKEKESDHGRHMKGFDRLKVREPFAQVGEVDTGEVSEDEDEDFADEIVRTKYFDMPPLTVSEAIEQLENIDHAFYAFRNEETGEINILYRRKAGGYGLIIPKGNGRAQKVEPVAVEPAKEPSFAEN from the exons ATGGCAGCTTTTGTGTCCTCTCTGCAGGCGAGATTTCAAGGCACCTCCCTCTCGCCGCCGTCGCCGTCCCCTTCACCTCCTTCACCTTCGCTCCTTTCGCTAGTGAAAGCCCAGAACCACGTGCTCTGTTCCAGCAAATCGAGCTTCTTTAGCAGCCCTCTGGGTGGAGGTTTTGCTCGGCCCGCGCCGCCGAGGACGAACCATGTGAGGCCGTCTGTTGTATGCATGTCGTGGGACGGGCCCCTGTCTTCTGTCAAGTTGATCATCCAAGGCAAAAATCTCGAG TTGACTGATTCAGTTAAGAGCTATATAGAAGATAAGCTTGGAAAGGCCGTGCAGAAGCATAGCCACCTAGTTCGTGAGGTTGATGTGAGATTGTCGGTTCGAGGAGGAGAGTTAGGGAAAGGCCCGAAAGTCCGTCGATGCGAG GTGACGCTGTTCACTAAGAGGCATGGCGTGGTTCGAGCTGAGGAAGACTCCGAGTCCGTCTACGGGAGCATTGATTTGGTCTCATCCATCATCCAGAGGAAGCTGAGGAAGATCAAGGAGAAGGAGTCCGATCACGGGAGGCACATGAAGGGATTTGATAGGTTGAAAGTCAGAGAACCATTTGCCCAAGTTGGCGAAGTTGACACCGGGGAAGTCtctgaagatgaagatgaagactTCGCTGATGAG ATTGTTCGGACAAAGTACTTTGACATGCCCCCTCTCACGGTTTCCGAAGCAATTGAGCAGCTCGAGAATATCGATCACGCCTTCTATGCTTTCCGTAACGAGGAGACTG GTGAAATTAACATCCTGTACAGAAGAAAAGCAGGAGGGTATGGCCTCATCATCCCCAAAGGAAATGGTAGAGCTCAGAAGGTGGAGCCAGTGGCTGTAGAGCCGGCTAAAGAACCCTCTTTTGCCGAAAACTAA